The sequence GAGATGATCCAAGCTGTCTCGGAGCTTCATAAACTAGGATACATCCATCGTGACTTGAAACCAGAGGTGAGTTCGCTTTTAGCACGCGGTGCCTCGTATTAATCAGAATCTATTCAGAACTTCCTGGTCGATGGGACTGGTCATGTTAAGCTCACTGACTTTGGGTTGGCCACCGGTGCACTGAATCCTAAAATCGTTGAGTCTCTTAAGCACAAGGTATGGGCTTTTCTTCGGGTATCCCACATACTGTCACTTATTTAAATCATCTATGCAGCTCGAAGAAGCATCAGATGAGAACGTTGTTCACCGAAGTACATGGACAGGCGTAGTATGTACCGAAGTATGCGGAATGAGGATGCCCGCTATGTAAGCATTGACACCCCAGCGCGGTACATGACCTGGTATTAATGCTTAAAATGATACCCAGGCCGACTCAATCGTCGGCTCTCCTGATTACATGGTGTGTATTCGCCCCCGATCTGACTCTACAATCGGTCTAACACCATACTAGGCCCCCGAGGTCCTTCGCGGAAAGCCGTACACATACAGTGTAGACTTCTGGTCGCTGGGATGTATCCTATTCGAATTCCTCTCGGGATTCCCTCCATTCTCGGGTGGATCATCTGATGAGACCTGGGCTAATCTCAAGAACTGGAACAAGGTGTTGAAACGGCCTGAATACGACCGACCTGAAGATTTGATCTTCAATCTGAGTGATGTCGCCTGGGACTGCATCACCAGGTAAAATCACCCTACTAAATGTCCATGAATGCATGCACTAACAAACAGCTTAGGTTAATTGCAGGCGCCAGCACCCGACCTTCCAAACTCCCCCAAATCGCAGACCATCCGTTCTTTGAAGGATCTCACTGGGAAGATCTTCGCTCGATCCCTGCGCCCTTTGTACCAGCATTGGACAGCGAGGAGGACGTTGGTTATTACGACGACTTTACCAACTCTGAAGATATGGCCAAATACGCTGAAGTCCAAGCAAAACAGCGATCCGTGGACAAGGTGGCCGAAAAAGAAGAGAAGTTTGGACGGGGCGTTTGGGTTGGATTCACGTTTGGAAAGAACGGGATGGGTCCAAAGGGAATGAATGCGATGGTTACGGGCAGCGGGATTGCCGAGGTCGAGGAGGGCCATTTGGACACGATTTTCTAGTGTGGGCTTTGGTGTAGACTATATTACGGCTATCATGAGATTTAATGATTTCGATTGTTTGGTTTAAACTCTGGGCGAGGCCTGAATTCCTAGTTGGACCGGGTAATACTTATCAACTCAATCAATCCTGATCGGGTACGCACACAATGATATGTTTATAAATATCGAGTGTTCGTACTTGGGTATCGTGGTCGGCGGCGCAGTTGATGCAGAAATTTATTGAGCCTTATACATCAGTCTTTTATTGATATGACTGTGCCGCTGTGACCGTCGCAGCAAGTGGCTGTGCCCGATCACGGCTGGTCCGAACCGATGTCGGCCAACAGTATATGATGCCTGAAGCCGAGATAAATGTATCAAGATAGCCCTTCATAACACTCACGCACGTTGATCAAGAAACAAGTATAAATGACACACTTCGAGCCACATATTTATCCATAGCGCACTTCTACCTCTCCCCCCCTCGCATACCAGGACCATGGCTACGCAAGTGGATAACTAGGCCGGGTGTTTGCTTCTACTTATAGACGCTTTCAGGTACACCCTTTCGAGCAATGATCCGAGAAACACAATTCTTACAGATCAGGAAGGTAAAATCATATATAATGTATGTTTCAGACTCACAAGATCGAGACAAACGAGCTAAGGGAATTCTACAGATATCGACACCAAATCTATTAATGAACGTGTCCACCACAATCACTCGAGGCGACGGCTCCGTGGTCGCGGTCATCCACTGGAATGTCCTTGGTAAAAACGAAATCTCAATGAATGGGACAACTCAGCGGGTCGTTGATGTTTTTCCCAGGTCCAAGACACTAACAAggtgggtatatgcatatatctcATCATCTTGGgtctagttctattttctttGTTGCTAGATCTCGAGTATACACAGCAGGTGCAGAACCGTTTAAATGGAAGAACAGCACCAAGTTATATGTAAGTGGTTCCGATATGTGATTCCGATAGCCGGATGGCAACTATGTTCGTAGTGCGTGTCGGAGAGCAGTGGATTGAATATAGCAACCTACTACAAGTCACTGTTCGCGATGTTTAGGGAGAAGAAGTCGACCCTTGATATTTCGCCGAGTGCACTACACCTTTCAGATCTTCTAGTAGGCACGTAGTATTAACCATTAATTCCATTGAAACTATGACTAACTGCGGGGCTTAGTGACGTGGTGCATCATGGAAAGGGAGGGGGAGGATTAGGTTGTGGTTGTTGTCTAACCAGAGCTTAAATCACCTCTTCAAGCAGGTAGTCGGTGAATTGTTCTCAAGTCGATACTTTCATCTTCCTTCTCGACAGAAGCTTTCACAAATCTGGCAGAGTTTTATCATCGGGTACGCATATAACTCGAGCATATCTCACAATAAATTTCCCTTGTTATTATGAGAGGATTCGTAGCTCTGCACGGTACACGAAACCAATCGACGCCATCTTTATTTTTACTTGTTTTATTTTCTATCGCCAATTCCTCTCAGAACTTGTGAATATATCGTGACCTTCCATAGACCTTGGGCTTGGATCAGTTCGTTCCCGACGGTCATTATGAATCAGTAATCATCAATTAACCCCTAGTTTGCATGCATCTATCTCTTTTCAATTTGACTATGACAGTCGCAGACCCTCCTAACTACCACACCTTATGGCGTGACAGCAAATATAATATATCTCAAATCTGACATAATACTCGAATATATTGGGACTCAATTGTGGATCACATTATAGTTTCGCTGAAACCGCAGAACCCACCCTGGAGCGATCCACGGCGCTTATTCCTTCCGCTTACCAACGCGGTGCCAAATCAACCGCCCAGCGCTTTATCTTACACCAAGCTGACTGACGACCCTAAAGAGGCGCTCGGGCACAAAGAGTGGTATATAGGGCTGCAACGCACGCACTGCCCATGAATCCAGTATATTTGAACTCACGCTGGCTCCACATTTACTATTATTTTTCTCCCTCTTCATTACCGCTATCGCTACGATGATAATTCCCGACATTGACACCGTGGCTACGAACCAAAGTTCAGCCTTGCCTCTAACAGACGACGCATGGGAGACAGCTCTGGAGTCCCTCCCTTCAGCTGAACGTAATAATGGGAAGATACCTGCTTTTTTCTTTGCTCACGGAAGTACGTCCTTTTCTCAATTTGTGGCGGCTCGGTAATTTAGCTTTGATTATCTATGTTGATAGGCCCCAACCTTCTTCGCGACACTACTGGAGACCCCTTGTTCTCTAACATGCGTAGTCAAGATATTAACGGAACTCTACCACGTTTTCTGAAGAAATTTGGACCCGCATTGATGGATAAGTACAACCCCAAAGGCATCGTAGTGTTTAGCGCACactgggaagaagatgaAGAGGTCCTAGGTACGCTTTAATGCTCCTCTTTTTGAAATTATATATCGACAAAAGTAGTGAGTAACTATGATGAGAATCCATTGTTAATGGATTACTATGGTTTTGAGCCTTGGGTATGTGTATCAATAGGTCATTCAACCATAATGGAAGAAACTAACAGATGCATAGATGTACCGAGTCAAATTCAAATCCCGTGGTGATCCGGAGCTTTCTGAGCGAATCGTGAATGTCCTGAAAGCTGGGGGGTTTAAGTCACGTACACTCGGGAAGACAGAGTGGAGGGGGCATGACGGAAGACGTGGGGCTAGCGGAATCGGGGTTAGTTACTGATTGAAATATTTGACTACAGCTGGTAGACTGACTTGAATATCTGCATTGGCTTTGGCTCGCTCTACCTAATTATCTTTCGGTATTTGTATCCGATATGACGATATGGTCTTGCGGACATTTCTCCTTTCACAACCCCTCCCTAAAAGTTCGACCATGGGGTGTTCGTCCCTTTCAAGTTCATGTTCGGTGATGAATTCACTTCTATACCTATAGTTGAAGTTTCCCAAGACGGAGACCTTTCTCCAGAACGGAATTGGAAAATCGGAAGAGCCGTGGACTGCCTGAGGTAGGGGTGCCCTATTTATTTCCTTCCGTTTTCTCGTCACCACCCCCGACCTCGATTTTAACGTCAAGGGATACCACTTTACAGGTCGGAAGGCTATTTGGTACTTTCTGGGGGTTAACTATACACACTTTCCAAGACTGGTCAGCATGGCATGAGGACAGTGCCGCCCCGCCGTACCTGGCATTCCATAAAGCTTTGTTGAGAGCCTTGATCGTTCAGGATGTGAGCTATTTTTTCTTCCATCCCCGGATGTCGTCTATTTAATGCTAACAAATTCATATAGCCGACTGAACGAAAAAAGGCCCTCCTATCACTTACTTCTCACCCTGCATTCCGTATTTCTCATCCAAGGGAAGATCATTTCACTCCACTCTACGTTGCGGCCGGTGCCGGAGATATTGGCGGGTCGATTGTGTTAGACGCAAACTATGGCCTAGCTAGCGTTGCATTTGGAATCGAGAATCAGAGAAATGCATAAGAGGATAAATTAATGGGATTGGGTATCACGCTGAGTGTATTATTCTTTACTATACACAGCCCTTATGTGAATATTCCTCTGCCTACTCCTTTCGAGTGCTTTGATCCCGCAGCTAGCATTGGAAAAGCTAGGGCAATCCACGAAAGAAGTACGCCCAATCCAAAAAAGTGTGCGACCTTGATCCTGGTAACTAATTGGTCAAACGTAACTATGTTGAGCGAATGTAGCAAAAATTCCACTCTTGGGAAAATACCAACGCTATCCAAAAGTCGCTAATTATAACTTGCTATCATGATTGATGGTTTCGAGCGGGTGCGTTCCAGGGTGATTCTCAAACATGTTTGATTATCTATGCTTTGTTTGACCAATTGTCTTAAAACCCGCAGCGAGGAAGTAGTCATATGAAATATGGTATGAACAAGAATAGCCGGAGTTTGTGACTTCTTGTCATTTGCCGAGGGATTTGGAGCATCGGTCAGTCTTCCTATTACACAAATACGGTTCTAGCTCCGTAATTATGCTCATAATCTCTAAAACACGCAGTCTTTTGACGCCTTTAGGGCCAACGAAGTGCGGACCGCAGCATTTTCTCTCAACGCTTCAATGCACAGGTTCTTACCACTTAGCCCACCTGGAGGAGCCTGTAGACTGAGGTTATAGCTATATAAGACCACTAATCTCGACCGATCAGCCCAACATTCATCCACTCTCGTTCTATTTGTACTCACTGATCATTGTATCTCCCTTGACCTCATCATGTTTAAGCTTACTCGTGCTTTCGTCGTCGCCGCCGTCCTCAGTAGCAGCGTATTATGTGCGCCTGTTCCTCAAGACCTTGGTAAGCCTATCAGTGCTGGCGTGAGTATCGCACATATATTACAGTTTATCGATATCACTCAATATGGCCTGCGTTTGCAGCAATCCGCCGATCCGTCTGCGCACGCGAGCAGTGTATTCGGCACCACCGCacaggaccccaactaccaGTCTCGTCCCACCGCACTTTGCATCGTCCCTGACATGGCCAAGGATGCTGGACTCTCACAAGGTCAGGAGCAGCTGGTAGTCAAGCAGGCACTCGAGCTGTGCCCTCAGGCAAAGACAATTGCTGTACGTCCGCTCGCCAAGCCAAAGAGCTATGTACTGATGTTGCATTCGGTAGGTCTCGTCAAAGAGCCCAAAGCGCAGCCGACAAGTCCCCAATGGTGGCGTACCAGCACCTCCACCCGTCCGTGAGCCTCAGCCAGGTGCCCCTCACGCGGTTCGTTCAGTCAATGACCAACCTCTAAACGTGGAAGCTCCTCAGCCACCACTCCCCAAGCCTGTTCCCGCTGTTCCCGCTGTTCCCGAGCCACATGTAGCCCGCGACCTCCCACCTAACCCCGAACCTGTTCCACACTTTTCACCCGAGCCACTTCCTGCCGTACCTCACCAGGTCGCCTCTCGCTCTCCGCCTACTCCAGCACCGAACCCCCAGGTGCCCCCTCAACCAGAGCCTATGCACCCTCACCCGGTCGCTCGGACAGATGCGGGGAAACCGCCAAAGGACGAGCAACCTCCGCGTCCGCTGCCATCGCCTGTTCCAGAAGCCCCTCGGCCGCATGTGGCCCGGTCCAAAGGTCAACCCCAGCCCGTTCATCAGCCCGAACTTCAGCCAGTACCCGAGGCAGCTCCCCAGCCAGATGCTCCTCATCCCCGTGTAGCTCGTTTTGAACACCCCCAGGTCACGCGCCCGAACACTGAGCTCCCACCCCAGTCGATTCCTCAGCCAGACGGACCTCTCCCAGTTGAGCATTGATTTTATTTTTGCGTTTCAGAATGTTGTACAGATAGGTAGAGCACTTGGACATTCGTGCATATAGTCTCTCCTATAGCTTCGCTCCTTATTTTTTAATGCATATTAGTTTCCTTGGACAGATACTCGCACGTGGTGAGAAACTTGCAGATGAAAAAAAAAGCCGCTGCACTTGAACACTCCCAATAATCCGATTGACGGTATCTCCCGTTGAGTACCACACGGGCCAGTAAGCTCAAGAAGACTGCTTGAAGGATGGTATTGCTACTATTCGTATTAAGCATCGGTTGTACTGGTGATACATGATGGATATATCGGAAACATGAAGACAAACGTGGGCACAATGAAAGAGACGAAGTGAATTCGAAAGATGTATTTCAGGACGAGAAATGCGAAGGGTATGAATTACTGAGAGTATCCGGATGGCGAAAATAAAAGTCTAATTCCCGGAAAAAAAAGAACCGAAAAACAAAGGACAGAGTAACAATAAGAATACTGGACGATGATGGGATGCAGTTCAAAAAGTCAATGTCTTAGCCGTGCCTCCTTTTTCTATCCGTATAAGTGTAGATACCGACTGGAAATATGACTCGCTCCAAGTTCGGATGAATCCGGTGCCATGACTTTACTATTTGTATATGGCATTGCTGATCATGGAGCGCGTCAGAGATTGGGATCGACCAGCTATCTGTGGCTCCGAATTCCGATTGTGGGAGTATGTAGCGAGGTGAAGGTACCGAAAGAACATTAGAAATATTTTCTGTTAGGGTATTCGTCTGTGATAGCATATCAGAAGTTGTTCTGGTAGGCCGTGGGCCAGGGATTTTgcgaatgtatgcgcctaGATCTGGTGGCCGAGACATCAGGACGAGGGTTCTGAGGCTTGGAAACTTGGGTAGAATAAATGCGAACATATTATGCAGTTCATCCTGACCATGGTTGCGCTAAGTAATATAAATGAGTGGTCATGGACTCCAACTCACCCGTTTGATACAGCCTTCGTGTATTTCCAGTCTCAACAGGGCGATGAACGGAGCGTATAGACCGAGAACAGCTAGTCCCGGTGTCAAAATCTTCGGGACCATCGAAATAGCGTTAACGTCCACGCCGACAACAAGCTCTAGCGATTCCGGCGGCTTGGCCGACCGAAGTGCCATGATAAGTTCAATGAAGGAGCCGGATTTGCCGATTGTCCCCAGTACGGAGAGTCGAGAAAGGCGTGACAGACGCGTCCGTATCAGCACGGGGAGCAGCTGTAATGGAGCAGCCAGGTCTCGTAGCGCGGGAAGCGCTTCAGGGTCAAGAGTAGATATATCTTCCGGTCGACAGACAACATACAGTTCCTCAATACATGGCTGGGTTGACAAGAATTGGGAGACTGGGTATGAAGGGTCGGAAGCGATAATGCAGACGAACTTTTTGAGCCGACAGGACATTTGGCTCATGACACTAGATGTTGCGTATGTGCCAAGCTGAAGCGAGAGTGTGTGCAACTCCGTCATGTTACCTAGCGCACGGGTAAGGAGGGCATGGAATGGTCGTAGGATGTTGGAAGGGGAAAGATGAAGAGAGAATGACCGTACCATATGCGCCAGCTCCAAGTTTGTTGATAGCGTAAGCAGGCATCGTGTGGTGCGAGATATGTTCATGTGCGGGATGGACGCGTACAATGTACGAATAGAAATGGAATAAACACTGTGGGATACCAACGAAAGTTGAGCTTGAGTGCCCATATCTGCGTATCGAGATACGAGATCAAGCAGCTCGGTGGGGAGTCTCACAACCATCGTGGTCTCTCTCTGGCGGTGATGGACTTGGCTAAGCCGGGGAGGTTGATCGGCAATGTTGGTATATCAAATTAGCTAATCACCGTGGGGTTGGTTCTTGACCCTGGCCCTATCCCTGTCCTCTGAATAGTATCTATGAATTGACGTTCATCCATGAAAAGCACTCAAGCACTTAAAATATCTGTGTGAATTCTAACTCTCCGGATTTCAAAAGGCTTTTTGTGGACTTTTCACAACAAACAGCAGATTTTCGAACGAATAAAACTAAATGTCCGGTGAACGCGTAAGTAATACGCCTCCGGACTATGATTGCCTCTGTGGACAACTGACTCAATAGTAAGAATAAAGACACGAGCACGATTCAACACATCTTAAATAATGTACTGAATGATGAAAGCTCGTTAAGAAGGACTGATTTGCATACAAGTTATCAGATACCAGTGGTCGATCATAGTGAGCATAAAAGCGATTCTGAAGCACTTTCTCCATCGACTCACAATCGTACGCGTGCCCGTAGCTTATGAAGCCCTGCTTCAGCTAGGAGCTTATCATTTTAGTCAATATCGGCACTCCAAGAAACTCGAAGATATCCATAAAACAATTGAGTATGGAACTCGCGCACTCGATCTGACTCCCCAAGATCATCCAGATTTGCCACGCCGCCATGCTGCGCTAGGCATGTCATATGCCCATCGATATCAACGACTTGGTGATACCAACGATCTCGAGAAAGCACTTGAATGCAAACATCGGGCCCTCGCACTCACTCCTGACGGTCACCCAGATTTACCGCGCCATTACGCTGCATTGGGCGTATCATACACGGATCAATACCGACACTTTGGTAAACTCGCTGATCTTGAGAAAGCGATCGAATACGACTACCAAGCACTTGAACTTACTCCAGATGGCCACCCGGACTTGTCACGCCGCCATGCTGCACTCGGTGTGTCGTATACCGACCGATATCAACGTCTGAACGAAGTCGGCGACCTTGCGAAAGCAATCGAATTCAAGTCTCGAGCGCTTGCATTAACTCCCAGTGGCGACCCGGACTTGCCAGATCGACATGCAGCGCTAGGTGCTTCATATGCTGATCGATATAGGCATCTGAGCGAAGTCAGTGACCTTGAGAAAGCCATTGAATACAAGTCACAGGCGCTCGCCTTGACTCCCAGTGGCCACCCATCCTTACCCGACCGGCATGCTACGTTGGGTGTGTCACATAGTGATCGATACCAACGCCTAGGGGAAATCTACGACCTCGAGAAGGCAATTCAATGCGACTCTTGCGCACTTGAACTCACCCCCGTCGATCACCTGACTTTGCCAGATCGGCATGCTGCGTTAGGCGTATCATACCGTGATCGACATCAACGCCTTGGTGAACTCGGTGACCTTGAGAAAGCACTCGAACATAATTCCCGGGCACTCTCATTAACCCCCGGCGATCATCCAGCCTTGCCAGGCCGATATGCTGCGCTGGGGGTTTCATACAGCGATCGATATAGACATCTAGGCGAACTGACAAATCTCGAGAAAGCAATCGAATACAATGATCGTGCCCTTACACTCACTCCCGATAATCACCCCGACTTGCGGCGTCGCCATGCTGCAATGGGTGTCCTATATGCCGATCGATATAAACGCTTAGGAGAGCTTGCCGATCTTGAGAAAGCAATCGAATACGACCGCCAGGCGCTTGTCCtaactcccgacggccattCAAGCTTGCCAGATCGTCATGCTGCACTAGGCGCATCACACGGCGACCGGTATCGACGCCTTGGCGAACTCGTTGACCTCGAGCAAGCAATCGAACGCAACCATCATGCACTCATGCTTACTCCCGAAGGCCACCCGAACCTCCCAGACCGACATGCTAATTTAGGCGCGTCACACAACGACCGATATAAGCGCCTTGGTGAACTCAACGACCTTGACAAAGCAATCGAATGCGACTCTCAAGCGCTCGCATTGACCTCGGACGATCACCCAGACTTTCCGGCTCGATATGCtgccctgggtgtcctgtacaccgatcgatatcgacaCACGGGCGAAATCGCTGACGTTGAGAAAGCAATCGAAACCAAGTTCCAGGCGCTCACGCTTACTCCTAATGGTCACCCAGATTTGCAACGCCGTCATGCTGCGCTGGGTATATCATACATCGACCGATATCGGTGTCTGGGTCTAATCGCTGATCTCAATGACGCTATTGAATTCTTCACTGATGCGCTCACATTCACTCCCGAAGGACACTCTGATTTGTCAGACCGCCATGCTAATCTAGGGGTGTCGTATAGTGATCGGTATCGACGCCTGAGCGAGCTTACGGACCTCAAGAAGGCAATGGAACACCACTCTCGTGCGCTGAACCTCACCCCCTATGGCCACTCGCAATTGCCTTTAAGGCATTTTAATTTGGGTATATCTTGCCATCAACAATACCAGCAGACACACGATTCTTCCCACTTGAACAATTCACTCAGCTCCTTCCGTGAAGCTTCTCAACTATTGAACGGAGTACCGCGCGATGTGTTTGACAATGCTTTCCGCTGGGCAAACCTTGCGTCCAAACATAGCCACCTTGGATGCATTGAAGCCTTCCAAGCCACAAtcgatcttcttcctcatttCATATGGCTTGGCTCTACAACGACTCAACGATATCGTGATATATCATCCACCGAGAACCTAGCCGTGCGAGCTGCCTCTGCTGCCATCCTTTCGTGCAAATACGCACTGGCACTTGAATGGCTCGAACACGCACGATGTGTAGTTTGGAGCCAAAGCCTTATGCTTCGGTCTCCTGTGAATATACTTCAAGCCTCCCACCCGGACCTTGCTACTCAACTTCAGTCGATTTCTCGGCAGCTACATCATGCGAATTCTCAGTCTTCATCATCTCATCCGGTCGTAGATGCTCCAGACCATCGCCACCGTCTAGCCAGGGAGTACAATGATTTGGTAGCCCAGGCACGCAAGCTACCAGGATTCGAGGGTTTTCTTCTACCGACAAAGACCAGCGAGCTGATCGAGGCTGCTCGAAACGGACCCGTCGTGGTTATCAATTGCGAAGAAAATCATTGCGATGCACTCATAGTCATGCCTGGGAGTGGCGACATTACCCATGTTCCTCTTCCTAATTTCACTGGCACAAAAGCTCAGTACACTCGTATTGAAATGGAAAAGTCAATCAGGAGTAGGCAACCAAGTGAACGTGGCACGAAGCGCCGACCGGcacaagaggaagaagttgaTTTTGAAAAAATACTCGCAAGTCTCTGGTATGACATCGTGAAACCAGTGCTAGACT comes from Rhizoctonia solani chromosome 4, complete sequence and encodes:
- a CDS encoding AGC/NDR protein kinase codes for the protein MPHIWNRGGVDSSFSTPPASPKKRGVEGLPNTDEDVHMLTAKLAIDDVHMDTARTGTRKGAGLQIWEREALNSPEVKRKAVVAQMFFLDYYFQNLGYLASRKERRAAFDADTRGRGLSPAEYAAEFKSYCGRERVVLRRRRAKLRVDQFHIIAQVGQGGYGEVYLARKKETGEVCALKKMRKRTLHKMDEAKRDILTATKTPWLVRLLYAFQDPTFVYLAMEYVPGGDFRTLLNNSGVLKEEHARFYISEMIQAVSELHKLGYIHRDLKPENFLVDGTGHVKLTDFGLATGALNPKIVESLKHKLEEASDENVVHRSTWTGVADSIVGSPDYMAPEVLRGKPYTYSVDFWSLGCILFEFLSGFPPFSGGSSDETWANLKNWNKVLKRPEYDRPEDLIFNLSDVAWDCITRLIAGASTRPSKLPQIADHPFFEGSHWEDLRSIPAPFVPALDSEEDVGYYDDFTNSEDMAKYAEVQAKQRSVDKVAEKEEKFGRGVWVGFTFGKNGMGPKGMNAMVTGSGIAEVEEGHLDTIF
- a CDS encoding aromatic ring-opening dioxygenase LigB subunit, producing MIIPDIDTVATNQSSALPLTDDAWETALESLPSAERNNGKIPAFFFAHGSPNLLRDTTGDPLFSNMRSQDINGTLPRFLKKFGPALMDKYNPKGIVVFSAHWEEDEEVLVSNYDENPLLMDYYGFEPWMYRVKFKSRGDPELSERIVNVLKAGGFKSRTLGKTEWRGHDGRRGASGIGVGRLFGTFWGLTIHTFQDWSAWHEDSAAPPYLAFHKALLRALIVQDPTERKKALLSLTSHPAFRISHPREDHFTPLYVAAGAGDIGGSIVLDANYGLASVAFGIENQRNA
- a CDS encoding CHAT domain protein, which gives rise to MSYAHRYQRLGDTNDLEKALECKHRALALTPDGHPDLPRHYAALGVSYTDQYRHFGKLADLEKAIEYDYQALELTPDGHPDLSRRHAALGVSYTDRYQRLNEVGDLAKAIEFKSRALALTPSGDPDLPDRHAALGASYADRYRHLSEVSDLEKAIEYKSQALALTPSGHPSLPDRHATLGVSHSDRYQRLGEIYDLEKAIQCDSCALELTPVDHLTLPDRHAALGVSYRDRHQRLGELGDLEKALEHNSRALSLTPGDHPALPGRYAALGVSYSDRYRHLGELTNLEKAIEYNDRALTLTPDNHPDLRRRHAAMGVLYADRYKRLGELADLEKAIEYDRQALVLTPDGHSSLPDRHAALGASHGDRYRRLGELVDLEQAIERNHHALMLTPEGHPNLPDRHANLGASHNDRYKRLGELNDLDKAIECDSQALALTSDDHPDFPARYAALGVLYTDRYRHTGEIADVEKAIETKFQALTLTPNGHPDLQRRHAALGISYIDRYRCLGLIADLNDAIEFFTDALTFTPEGHSDLSDRHANLGVSYSDRYRRLSELTDLKKAMEHHSRALNLTPYGHSQLPLRHFNLGISCHQQYQQTHDSSHLNNSLSSFREASQLLNGVPRDVFDNAFRWANLASKHSHLGCIEAFQATIDLLPHFIWLGSTTTQRYRDISSTENLAVRAASAAILSCKYALALEWLEHARCVVWSQSLMLRSPVNILQASHPDLATQLQSISRQLHHANSQSSSSHPVVDAPDHRHRLAREYNDLVAQARKLPGFEGFLLPTKTSELIEAARNGPVVVINCEENHCDALIVMPGSGDITHVPLPNFTGTKAQYTRIEMEKSIRSRQPSERGTKRRPAQEEEVDFEKILASLWYDIVKPVLDFLEYTHKTDEISRKMPHITWCPTGAISFLPLHAAGDYERPQSRVFDYVISSYTPTLTALLSSSSSTLDRDCRVLVIGQEATPGRIQDRAGYLQLLGSQATTTAVLDAMEHHDWVHLACHAHQNVHDPTDSGFFLHNGTLNLASINQRSLKNKGLAFLSACQTATGDEQLPDEAIHLASGMLTAGYSSVIATMWSVYDDDAPLVADRVYAQLMKDGRIGNGEAGKALHNALGELRDKVGEKEFSHWVPYIHIGS